The following proteins come from a genomic window of Palaemon carinicauda isolate YSFRI2023 chromosome 12, ASM3689809v2, whole genome shotgun sequence:
- the LOC137650806 gene encoding uncharacterized protein, with product MVIDYSQTINRFTELDAYPLPRIDETVNNVSRYKVFSTSDLKSAYHQVPIREDEKLYTAFEASGKLYEFNRIPFGVKNEVAAFQRVVDQILAKEKVEGAFAYVDNVTVCGETEEEHDKNLNHFLKVARDYNLTFNHDKCDFRTQSINLLGYSIKDREIRPDLERLRPLLSLPLPKDTASLRRMLGLLAHYSRWIPNFSEMLITDQRSLTFMFDTRSSSKIKNDKIARWRIELSCYHYDIVYRPGTENIPADALLHVCGAVATDKLKQLHESLCHPGVSRMVHFIRVRNLAYSVEDVKKVTASCPICSTVKPQGASFMSEELKKFLLEKGVATSRTTPYSPRGNGQVERYNGIIRKTIRLALRTRNLDVSKWEVVLPDALHSIRSLLCMSTNCTPHERFLKHPRKSTSGRTLPTWLITKGPALLRRQVQHSKNDPLVDEAEIVEANPEYAHVKFPDGRESTVSLRHLTPLSGDDSSSVEATRPSLPQSLESLGISESEVRRPDARASSEPALQEVSYDVTSGESYVQELPAASGQGTTPVPLRRSERTRWAPK from the exons ATGGTGATAGATTATTCACAAACTATAAACAGGTTTACTGAGCTGGATGCTTACCCTTTGCCTCGGATCGATGAAACAGTGAATAATGTCTCAAGATATAAAGTGTTTAGCACCTCGGACCTGAAGAGCGCCTACCACCAAGTGCCAATAAGAGAAGACGAAAAGTTGTACACTGCTTTCGAGGCGAGTGGAAAGCTGTACGAGTTCAATCGAATCCCATTTGGTGTGAAGAACGAAGTGGCCGCTTTCCAACGAGTTGTGGATCAGATCCTTGCAAAAGAAAAGGTGGAAGGGGCATTTGCTTATGTGGACAATGTGACTGTATGTGGAGAGACGGAAGAGGAGCATGACAAAAACTTAAATCATTTCTTGAAAGTGGCGAGGGATTACAACCTCACATTTAATCATGACAAGTGTGATTTCAGGACACAGTCTATAAACCTTCTGGGATACTCTATAAAGGACAGAGAGATCAGACCTGATCTAGAACGACTGCGGCCTCTCTTGAGTCTACCCCTTCCCAAGGATACtgcctctcttcggagaatgttggggttgcttgctcattactcacgatggatacccaacttctctgagatg CTGATTACTGACCAGCGAAGTTTAACATTCATGTTCGACACAAGATCTTCAAGCAAAATTAAGAACGACAAGATAGCCAGGTGGCGCATTGAACTGTCATGCTACCACTACGATATAGTGTATCGTCCAGGTACGGAAAATATTCCTGCAGATGCTCTCTTGCATGTCTGTGGTGCTGTAGCTACAGACAAACTCAAACAACTACATGAAAGTCTCTGTCATCCTGGAGTGTCAAGGATGGTGCATTTCATCCGAGTTCGGAACCTGGCTTATtctgttgaggatgtaaagaaggttactgcttcttgtccaatctgctctactgtcaaacctca gggagcctctttcatgtcagaagaactgaagaaattcttactagagaaaggagtggctaccagtcgcactacgccCTACAGCCCAAGGGGCAATGGCCAGGTGGAGAGGTACAATGGAATCATAAGGAAAACCATTCGGTTAGCTCTCAGAACAAGGAATCTTGATGTCTCGAAATGGGAAGTTGTCCTCCCGGATGCACTTCACTCTATCCGTTCCCTGCTATGCATGTCAACTAATTGTACACCACACGAGCGTTTCCTAAAGCATCCTCGGAAGTCCACGTCAGGTCGTACGTTGCCTACCTGGCTCATCACCAAAGGTCCCGCTCTATTAAGACGGCAAGTACAGCACAGCAAGAATGACCCTCTAGTAGATGAAGCAGAAATAGTAGAAGCTAATCCTGAATATGCTCATGTCAAGTTTCCTGATGGTAGAGAGTCCACTGTGTCTTTGAGGCATCTAACACCTTTAAGTGGTGATGATAGtagcagcgtggaggccaccagacCTTCACTGCCGCAATCTTTAGAGTCTCTCGGTATATCAGAGTCTGAGGTGCGCCGTCCAGATGCTAGAGCAAGCTCGGAACCTGCTCTTCAAGAAGTATCTTATGACGTTACATCCGGGGAAAGTTATGTTCAAGAGCTTCCTGCTGCGTCTGGTCAAGGCACTACACCTGTACCACTCCGGAGGTCTGAAAGGACCCGGTGGGCTCCTAAGTAA
- the LOC137650807 gene encoding uncharacterized protein, producing the protein MERFLHPERFEADADSATTAKEWTHWLRTFNNFYQAVQKISPSADKLILLTNYVPPQVYDYIADCDTYVKAEKALTSLYVKPRNKVFARHVLATRRQGSGESLDQFLQALKFLAKDCQFKAVSAEQACDNYVRDAFINGLSSGAIRQRLLENITLNLQTAYEQARTLEMAQKHSASYTTVEPITAAVPQPQSQSGDLECLESSDETSHLAATTGANQCFFCGLKRHPRFKCPAREALCLKCKKQGHYAKVCRSGKPVGDTSVGKTKYSAATLATVSGAAPSSLSKSLSCLKVNGLPVNALIDTGSSENFVSQKIAKENNLIILPDDGHVSMADASLSSKVLGLCCVDVELQGQIYPIVKLKVLPALCSDVILGHEFLKNHSALEMAFAGVHPPLKICGLAAVKLVAPALFSNLTADCSPIAAK; encoded by the coding sequence ATGGAACGGTTCCTACATCCAGAACGCTTCGAGGCTGACGCGGATTCTGCCACCACTGCTAAGGAGTGGACGCACTGGCTGAGGACATTCAACAACTTCTACCAAGCAGTACAGAAGATATCTCCCAGTGCAGACAAACTAATCCTACTCACCAACTACGTTCCTCCTCAAGTGTACGACTACATAGCAGACTGTGACACTTATGTTAAGGCTGAGAAAGCACTGACATCACTGTATGTAAAACCTAGAAATAAGGTATTTGCTAGGCATGTCCTGGCCACACGTAGGCAGGGGTCAGGTGAGTCTCTAGACCAGTTTCTCCAAGCTCTGAAGTTCCTAGCAAAAGACTGTCAGTTCAAAGCAGTGTCGGCAGAGCAGGCATGTGATAACTATGTTAGAGATGCATTCATCAATGGACTTTCCTCTGGTGCCATTCGTCAAAGACTACTCGAAAATATAACTCTTAACTTGCAAACTGCATATGAACAGGCACGCactttagagatggctcagaaacATTCTGCTTCTTATACTACTGTTGAGCCAATTACTGCTGCTGTACCTCAGCCACAAAGTCAGTCAGGTGATTTAGAGTGTTTAGAAAGTAGTGATGAAACTTCTCATCTTGCCGCCACTACTGGCGCCAATCAGTGTTTTTTCTGTGGTTTGAAACGGCACCCTCGGTTCAAATGTCCTGCTAGGGAAGCTTTATGTCTAAAGTGTAAGAAACAAGGACATTATGCAAAAGTGTGTAGGTCAGGGAAACCAGTAGGGGATACCTCTGTTGGTAAAACTAAATATTCGGCAGCAACACTGGCTACTGTGTCTGGGGCTGCGCCTAGTAGTCTTAGTAAATCTTTGAGTTGTTTGAAAGTTAATGGTCTCCCTGTTAATGCACTTATTGATACAGGAAGCTCGGAAAATTTTGTGAGTCAGAAGATTGCTAAAGAAAACAACCTAATCATACTTCCTGACGACGGGCACGTCTCCATGGCTGATGCGTCTCTCTCGTCCAAAGTCTTAGGTCTTTGTTGTGTTGATGTGGAGCTGCAAGGACAAATTTATCCTATTGTAAAACTCAAAGTACTGCCAGCCCTGTGTAGTGATGTAATTTTGGGGCATGAATTCTTGAAGAATCATTCTGCTCTAGAAATGGCTTTTGCAGGAGTACACCCACCACTCAAGATATGTGGGCTGGCAGCAGTGAAGTTGGTTGCGCCCGCACTCTTCAGCAATCTGACAGCAGACTGCAGTCCCATTGCTgcgaaataa